The Oxalobacteraceae bacterium OTU3CINTB1 genome includes a window with the following:
- a CDS encoding CobD/CbiB family protein, with protein sequence MTFLSILCALLLEQMKPLRADNPIYAEIKSLALRMETWFNAGHSSHGRLGWFLMMAILMVPTALIYWVLKYYDWFLAAFAWNVLVVYLTLGFRHYSHYFTSIQLHLSAGDDAAARALLAEWTKQDTVGMDVSEISRVAVEKALITTHRSVFGVFFWFLMPLGPAAAVMYRVSEYLARAWNEPEHMRNEAFGQFAARAFYWIDWIPVRLTAVAFAVVGNFEDAIYAWRNFAHRWSDKAIGIILSAGGGAMGVRLGTPAENAAKVVLVDASTVDVSDMEPDMLPGEEPGIRALQSTVGLVWRALLLWMMLLLLCSGAAWLGGTP encoded by the coding sequence ATGACATTTCTTTCCATTTTGTGCGCGCTGCTGCTCGAGCAAATGAAGCCGCTGCGCGCGGACAACCCGATTTACGCCGAGATCAAAAGTCTGGCGTTGCGGATGGAGACATGGTTCAACGCCGGCCACTCGAGCCACGGCCGCCTCGGCTGGTTCCTGATGATGGCCATCCTGATGGTGCCGACCGCGCTGATTTACTGGGTACTGAAGTACTACGACTGGTTCCTGGCCGCCTTCGCCTGGAACGTGCTGGTGGTCTATCTGACCCTCGGCTTCCGCCATTACAGCCACTATTTCACCTCGATCCAGCTGCACCTGAGCGCCGGCGACGACGCCGCCGCGCGCGCCTTGCTGGCAGAATGGACCAAGCAGGACACCGTCGGCATGGATGTCAGCGAAATCTCCCGCGTCGCCGTCGAAAAGGCGCTGATCACCACGCACCGCAGCGTGTTTGGCGTGTTCTTCTGGTTCCTGATGCCGCTCGGGCCGGCCGCCGCCGTCATGTACCGCGTCTCCGAATACCTGGCGCGCGCGTGGAACGAACCGGAACACATGCGCAATGAGGCGTTCGGCCAGTTCGCCGCGCGCGCCTTCTACTGGATCGACTGGATACCGGTGCGCCTGACGGCGGTGGCCTTCGCCGTGGTCGGCAACTTCGAAGACGCGATCTACGCCTGGCGCAATTTCGCCCACCGCTGGAGCGACAAGGCGATCGGCATCATCCTGTCGGCCGGCGGCGGCGCCATGGGCGTGCGCCTTGGTACCCCGGCAGAGAACGCGGCCAAGGTGGTGCTGGTGGACGCTTCGACCGTCGACGTCAGCGACATGGAGCCGGACATGCTGCCGGGCGAGGAGCCGGGCATCCGCGCACTGCAAAGCACGGTTGGCCTGGTCTGGCGCGCATTGTTGCTGTGGATGATGTTGTTATTGCTGTGCTCGGGCGCGGCCTGGCTCGGCGGGACGCCGTAA
- the rpsP gene encoding 30S ribosomal protein S16: MVVIRLARGGAKKRPFFNIVATDSRNRRDGRFIERIGFYNPMAQGGEVPLRITADRLAHWQSVGAQLSPTVARLVASNKAV; the protein is encoded by the coding sequence ATGGTCGTTATTCGTTTAGCTCGTGGAGGCGCCAAGAAGCGTCCGTTCTTCAACATCGTTGCAACCGACTCGCGCAATCGCCGCGATGGCCGTTTCATCGAACGCATCGGTTTCTACAACCCGATGGCGCAAGGCGGCGAAGTGCCACTGCGCATCACCGCTGACCGTCTGGCTCACTGGCAATCGGTTGGCGCACAATTGTCGCCTACCGTCGCTCGCCTGGTAGCGTCGAACAAAGCCGTTTAA
- a CDS encoding GntR family transcriptional regulator, whose protein sequence is MTPLAEIMHTLGQGSSQPLYQRLQRALRTAIDQRVFGPDEALPAERHLAADLSISRITVRKAIDGLVDEGLLVRRPGSGNFINTRIEKNFAKLTSFSEDMRARGRTPRSVWLKRSEGTVTPEEALRLRLSPGAAVYRFHRIRYADDIPMCIEYATVVATCLPSLESVQVSMYEALEHAHNRPVRALQRLSALLLDEEQAALLQARAGDAGLAVERLGFLRDGRAVEFCRSYFRGDLYDFVAELNAA, encoded by the coding sequence ATGACACCGCTTGCAGAGATCATGCACACGCTGGGACAAGGCAGCAGCCAGCCGCTCTACCAGCGCCTTCAACGGGCGCTGCGCACGGCCATCGACCAGCGGGTGTTCGGGCCCGACGAAGCGCTGCCGGCCGAGCGGCACCTGGCGGCCGATCTGTCGATCTCTCGCATCACGGTCAGGAAAGCGATCGACGGCCTGGTCGACGAGGGACTGCTGGTGCGGCGGCCCGGTTCGGGCAACTTCATCAACACGCGGATCGAGAAGAATTTCGCCAAGCTGACATCGTTTTCGGAGGACATGCGGGCGCGCGGACGGACGCCGCGCAGCGTGTGGCTCAAGCGGTCCGAGGGGACGGTGACGCCGGAGGAGGCGCTCAGGCTGCGGCTCAGTCCCGGGGCTGCCGTGTACCGGTTTCACCGTATCCGGTATGCGGACGACATCCCGATGTGCATCGAGTACGCCACCGTCGTCGCGACCTGTTTGCCGTCGCTGGAGTCGGTGCAGGTGTCGATGTACGAGGCGCTGGAGCACGCGCACAACCGGCCGGTGCGCGCGCTGCAGCGATTGAGCGCGCTGCTGCTCGACGAGGAGCAGGCGGCGCTGCTCCAGGCCCGGGCCGGGGATGCGGGGTTGGCGGTGGAACGCTTGGGTTTTCTGCGCGACGGCCGCGCGGTGGAGTTTTGCCGCTCGTATTTTCGCGGCGATCTATACGATTTTGTGGCGGAGCTGAACGCGGCTTAG
- a CDS encoding DUF3579 domain-containing protein has protein sequence MAESVQKPAEQQESFFILGLTSNGRQFRPSDWAERLCGVMSCFKPEGYGGGRDSHLQFSPYVTPTVVNGVKSVVVNGKLRGLEPLAYHFVISFAKDNDLQMVDACLVPEK, from the coding sequence ATGGCAGAGTCAGTTCAAAAACCGGCAGAACAGCAAGAATCGTTCTTCATCCTTGGCCTCACCAGCAATGGCAGGCAGTTCCGTCCCAGCGACTGGGCCGAGCGGCTGTGCGGCGTGATGTCCTGCTTCAAGCCGGAAGGCTACGGCGGCGGACGCGACTCCCATCTGCAGTTCTCGCCGTACGTCACGCCGACGGTGGTCAACGGCGTCAAGTCGGTGGTCGTCAACGGCAAGCTGCGCGGCCTGGAGCCGCTGGCGTACCACTTCGTGATCTCGTTCGCCAAGGATAACGACCTGCAAATGGTCGACGCTTGTCTGGTCCCCGAGAAGTAA
- the rimM gene encoding ribosome maturation factor RimM (Essential for efficient processing of 16S rRNA) — MTDKNASGVQVPDDLAQVGFVFGAYGVAGWVRIRPFSEDADALLAVKTWWIDKPSLHNVEVKQSKLHGGDVVAQLVGVTDRDVAEALKGAAVSVPRSSFPALSDDEFYWTELIGLDVENLQGEHLGTVTDMMSNGPQSILRITAAVAEGTDPEIAAQERLIPFVEAFIIKVDKAAKKITVDWGLDY; from the coding sequence TTGACCGATAAGAATGCATCCGGGGTGCAAGTCCCCGACGATCTGGCACAGGTAGGCTTTGTCTTCGGTGCTTACGGCGTCGCTGGCTGGGTGAGGATACGTCCTTTCTCGGAAGATGCGGATGCGCTCCTCGCGGTGAAAACCTGGTGGATCGACAAGCCAAGCTTGCACAATGTCGAAGTCAAGCAGTCCAAACTGCATGGCGGCGACGTGGTCGCACAGCTGGTGGGAGTGACCGATCGGGACGTCGCAGAAGCGCTCAAGGGCGCCGCTGTTTCGGTTCCGCGCAGTTCGTTCCCGGCCTTGTCCGATGATGAGTTTTACTGGACCGAGCTGATTGGTCTGGATGTAGAGAATTTGCAAGGTGAGCACCTCGGTACGGTGACTGACATGATGAGCAACGGTCCGCAGTCGATCTTGCGCATTACGGCAGCCGTCGCTGAAGGCACTGACCCAGAAATCGCGGCGCAAGAGCGCCTGATCCCATTTGTCGAAGCGTTCATCATCAAGGTGGACAAGGCGGCGAAAAAGATCACCGTCGACTGGGGCCTTGATTACTAA
- the trmD gene encoding tRNA (guanosine(37)-N1)-methyltransferase TrmD, with protein sequence MQFDVVTLFPEMFAALTQSGVTRRAFEQNKCGLSLWNPRDFTTDNHRTVDDRPYGGGPGMVMLAKPLEATLNAAKQRQTDAGLPAPRVLFMSPQGKQLTHERVMALKQEPGLVILCGRYEAVDQRLLDRCIDEEISLGDFVLSGGELPAMALMDAVIRQIPGVLNTDASAIEDSFVNGLLDSPHYTRPETYEGVGVPPVLMGGNHAEIEKWRRQRMLEATARKRPDLLVKAREGGLLTKHDEKFLAGL encoded by the coding sequence ATGCAATTCGATGTCGTGACCCTGTTCCCCGAAATGTTCGCCGCACTGACGCAGTCGGGGGTCACCCGGCGCGCGTTCGAACAGAATAAATGTGGCTTGTCGTTGTGGAATCCGCGTGATTTCACCACCGACAATCACCGCACCGTGGATGACCGCCCCTATGGCGGCGGCCCCGGCATGGTGATGCTGGCCAAACCCCTGGAAGCGACGCTCAACGCGGCGAAGCAGCGCCAGACCGATGCCGGTCTGCCCGCGCCCCGCGTATTGTTCATGTCGCCCCAGGGCAAGCAGTTGACGCACGAACGTGTCATGGCGCTCAAGCAGGAACCCGGTCTGGTGATCCTGTGCGGCCGCTACGAGGCGGTGGACCAGCGTTTGCTGGACCGCTGCATCGACGAGGAAATCAGCCTCGGCGACTTCGTGCTGTCCGGCGGCGAGCTGCCGGCGATGGCCTTGATGGATGCCGTGATCCGCCAGATTCCCGGCGTGCTGAACACGGATGCGTCGGCGATCGAAGACAGTTTCGTCAACGGCCTGCTCGATTCGCCGCACTACACGCGGCCGGAAACGTACGAAGGAGTGGGTGTGCCGCCGGTACTGATGGGCGGCAACCACGCGGAGATCGAAAAATGGCGCCGCCAGCGCATGCTGGAAGCGACTGCGCGCAAGCGCCCCGATCTGCTGGTCAAGGCGCGCGAGGGCGGCCTGCTGACCAAGCATGACGAGAAATTTTTGGCAGGTTTATAA
- a CDS encoding CoA pyrophosphatase, with protein MAKPLFDPKLLPIDAIAGEPAVARERLVPQWLRSRFAEQPLWTPESTDERHLQRPDGTPATAASVLIPLVLRETGLTILLTQRNPDLTDHPGQVSFPGGRAESYDSGPVDTALRECEEEIGLDRAHVDVIGTMPDYYTGTGYRVTPVVGLIAPPFELRADPSEVAEIFEVPLAFLMDGLNHQRLSAQIAGGVRSFYAMPYGDYYIWGATAGMLRNLFHFLRA; from the coding sequence TTGGCCAAACCGCTCTTTGATCCGAAACTGCTGCCTATCGACGCCATCGCCGGCGAGCCGGCCGTCGCCCGCGAGCGCCTGGTGCCGCAATGGCTGCGCAGCCGCTTCGCCGAGCAGCCGCTCTGGACGCCGGAGAGCACCGACGAGCGCCACCTGCAGCGTCCCGACGGCACGCCGGCCACGGCCGCCTCCGTGCTGATCCCCCTGGTGCTGCGCGAGACCGGCCTGACCATTCTGCTGACCCAACGCAATCCCGACCTGACCGACCATCCGGGCCAGGTCAGCTTTCCCGGCGGCCGCGCCGAATCCTACGACAGCGGCCCGGTCGACACCGCGCTGCGCGAGTGCGAGGAGGAGATCGGCCTGGACCGCGCCCACGTCGACGTCATCGGCACCATGCCCGACTATTACACCGGCACCGGCTACCGCGTCACCCCCGTCGTCGGCCTGATCGCGCCGCCGTTCGAGTTGCGGGCCGACCCGTCCGAGGTGGCCGAGATCTTCGAAGTGCCGCTGGCCTTCCTGATGGACGGCCTGAACCACCAGCGCCTGTCGGCCCAAATCGCCGGCGGCGTGCGCAGTTTCTACGCCATGCCCTATGGCGACTACTATATCTGGGGCGCCACCGCCGGCATGCTGCGCAACCTGTTCCACTTCCTGCGCGCTTGA
- the rplS gene encoding 50S ribosomal protein L19, with protein sequence MNLIQQLEQEEIARLGKKIPDFAPGDTVIVNVNVVEGTRKRAQAYEGVVISRRNRGLNSNFIVRKISSGEGVERTFQLYSPLIASIEVKRRGDVRRAKLYYLRDRSGKSARIKEKLPNRRPAAKATAA encoded by the coding sequence ATGAATCTGATTCAACAACTCGAGCAAGAAGAAATCGCTCGTCTGGGTAAGAAGATCCCTGATTTCGCCCCTGGCGATACCGTGATCGTCAACGTCAACGTCGTCGAAGGCACCCGCAAGCGCGCCCAGGCATACGAAGGCGTCGTCATCTCCCGTCGTAACCGTGGCCTGAACTCGAACTTCATCGTTCGTAAGATCTCGTCCGGCGAAGGCGTCGAGCGTACGTTCCAGCTGTACTCCCCGCTGATCGCTTCGATCGAAGTGAAACGCCGCGGTGACGTACGTCGCGCTAAACTGTACTACCTGCGTGATCGTTCCGGTAAATCGGCACGTATCAAGGAAAAACTGCCAAACCGTCGCCCAGCGGCGAAAGCAACCGCAGCTTAA
- a CDS encoding TM2 domain-containing protein, protein MTNPHHTAHPTAPSARHKNKTVAALLAFLFGGLGLHRLYLRGPRDPWLWAHLACLPLAWIIAKGAPDVDGFYKVLPIMISGLVGFLEALVLGLMADEKWDARFNPASDKQSESRWPLAIILVASMMVGAASLIATISRLFDLLYTGGAYG, encoded by the coding sequence ATGACGAATCCGCACCACACCGCGCATCCCACCGCCCCTTCCGCACGCCACAAGAACAAGACCGTTGCCGCCCTGCTGGCCTTCCTGTTCGGCGGGCTCGGCCTGCACCGTTTGTACCTGCGCGGTCCGCGCGATCCGTGGCTGTGGGCGCATCTGGCCTGCCTGCCGCTGGCCTGGATCATCGCCAAGGGGGCCCCGGATGTGGACGGCTTCTATAAAGTACTGCCGATCATGATCTCCGGACTGGTCGGCTTCCTGGAGGCGTTAGTGCTGGGATTGATGGCCGACGAGAAGTGGGACGCGCGCTTCAACCCGGCATCGGATAAACAATCGGAGTCGCGCTGGCCGCTGGCCATCATCCTGGTCGCCAGCATGATGGTAGGGGCCGCCAGCCTGATTGCCACAATCTCACGATTATTTGACTTACTGTACACTGGGGGCGCTTATGGCTAA
- a CDS encoding NAD(P)/FAD-dependent oxidoreductase — translation MHIPHPSTEFDVIVIGGSYAGLSAAMQLARARRRVLVIDAGQRRNRYARHSHGFLGHDGREAAAIANDGREQVMKYPTVRWIEGSAQRAEKVEQGFRVTLQDGAAYNAQRLVLATGVVDELPPVPGLAERWGGTVFHCPYCHGYELMEGRIGVLATGPLSMHHAMMLPDWGQVTLILNGAFEPDAEQLASLEQRGVAIERTPVKAITGQATVELQDGRALEMAGLFVVSRMHSGSPMAEQLGCELEQGPMGMYVRTDAMKATSVAGVYACGDAARMAGNVALAAADGTLAGVSAHQSLIFGATAAAA, via the coding sequence ATGCACATCCCACATCCGAGCACTGAATTCGACGTCATCGTCATCGGCGGCAGCTATGCCGGCCTGTCCGCCGCGATGCAGCTGGCGCGCGCCCGCCGCCGCGTCCTGGTGATCGACGCCGGCCAGCGCCGCAACCGCTATGCGCGGCATTCGCACGGCTTCCTCGGCCACGATGGCCGCGAGGCGGCGGCCATCGCCAACGACGGCCGCGAGCAGGTGATGAAGTATCCGACCGTGCGCTGGATCGAAGGCTCGGCGCAGCGGGCGGAGAAGGTGGAGCAGGGCTTCCGCGTGACCTTGCAGGACGGCGCCGCCTACAACGCGCAGCGTCTGGTGCTGGCCACCGGCGTGGTCGACGAACTGCCGCCGGTGCCGGGTTTGGCGGAGCGCTGGGGCGGCACCGTGTTCCACTGCCCTTACTGCCATGGCTATGAGCTGATGGAGGGACGCATCGGCGTGCTGGCCACCGGGCCGCTGTCGATGCATCATGCGATGATGCTGCCCGATTGGGGGCAGGTGACGTTGATACTCAATGGCGCTTTCGAGCCGGACGCGGAGCAGTTGGCGTCGTTGGAGCAGCGCGGCGTGGCAATCGAGCGCACGCCGGTCAAGGCGATCACCGGGCAGGCGACGGTTGAATTGCAGGATGGGCGGGCGTTGGAGATGGCAGGTCTGTTCGTCGTCAGCCGCATGCATAGCGGCAGTCCGATGGCCGAGCAGTTGGGCTGTGAACTGGAGCAGGGCCCGATGGGCATGTATGTGCGCACCGACGCGATGAAGGCGACCAGCGTCGCCGGCGTGTACGCGTGCGGCGACGCGGCGCGCATGGCGGGCAATGTGGCGTTGGCGGCGGCCGACGGAACGCTCGCCGGCGTGTCGGCGCACCAGTCGCTGATCTTCGGTGCGACCGCCGCAGCGGCGTAG
- a CDS encoding insulinase family protein produces the protein MNNSRLKHAAVASMMLCGLSFAATGTAWGAPAVATANATSNAPANAAAIKLPAGVVKGPSVEGITEYRLPNGLKVLLFPDASKPTVTVNVTYLVGSRHENYGETGMAHLLEHMLFKGSPKNGSIPQEFANRGMDFNGTTSFDRTNYYEVFQASPENLKWALDMEADRMVNSFIARKDLDSEMTVVRNEYESGENSPFGVLLKRMESVAYDWHSYGRDTIGNRSDIENVKIDNLQKFYRTYYQPDNAVLLVAGKFDPAQTLAWIGKSFGAIPKPKRVLPPFWTVEPTQDGERSFVVRRKGDMQLLVLGYKIPSALQEDSDALSFMSEILGDTPTGRLHKALVETGKAAQVFSFPQTGYAPGLQLIGAMVKAGEPLEPVRDALIATVEGFAKTPPTAEEMERVRRNVANGIEKSLNDPQKVGVTLSEEIALGDWRLLFLDRDKLPTITAEQVSAAAARYLKRDNRTVGTFIPEDNPQRAEIPAAPSVAEVMKDFKGKDSVLTSEVFDPSQDNINARTEIKTIGGLRVALLPKKNRGEAVSVNMSLHWGDEKNLFNTNVAAAAAAAMLMRGTDKFTREQLSDAFAKLKISGGPFNFETTGPNLDAALRLAAHVVKDASFPAAEFEQLRQQWLVGIEASRNEPQSLASTEIDRYFNPYPKGDVRATPSVDEQLAEVKALKLEDVVAFHRKYFGASHGEIAVVGDFDKAVVSKTIEDVFSGWDSKVSYAPITRVNADKPPIVKMINAPEKENGFYTARLNLDLNVNDPDYPLLDLANYIFGDGGLKSRLMDRIRQKDGLSYGGGTGLQAGEIDRAGSFEVSAIAAPQNLKKLRAAIREELDRAVKEGFTAAELAGAKSGLLQQRIQNRSKDEVLAAGWTRNLYLNRTYSWSKEYEDKLKAATLAQVNAAFRKAIDPAKLTVIVAGDESKAKK, from the coding sequence ATGAACAACAGCCGTTTGAAACACGCAGCCGTCGCCAGCATGATGCTGTGCGGTCTGTCCTTCGCCGCCACCGGCACCGCCTGGGGCGCGCCCGCAGTTGCCACGGCCAACGCCACCTCGAACGCGCCGGCCAACGCCGCCGCGATCAAACTGCCGGCTGGCGTGGTCAAGGGACCGTCGGTGGAAGGCATCACCGAATACCGGCTGCCCAACGGCTTGAAAGTGCTGCTGTTCCCGGACGCCTCCAAGCCGACGGTCACTGTCAATGTCACCTACCTGGTCGGCTCGCGCCACGAGAACTATGGCGAGACCGGCATGGCCCACCTGCTCGAACACATGCTGTTCAAAGGCTCGCCGAAGAACGGCAGCATCCCGCAGGAATTCGCCAACCGCGGCATGGACTTCAACGGCACCACCTCCTTCGACCGCACCAACTACTACGAGGTGTTCCAGGCCAGCCCCGAGAACCTGAAGTGGGCGCTCGACATGGAAGCCGACCGCATGGTGAACTCCTTCATCGCCCGCAAGGACCTGGACTCGGAAATGACGGTCGTGCGCAACGAGTACGAGAGCGGCGAGAACAGCCCGTTCGGCGTCCTGCTCAAGCGCATGGAGAGCGTCGCCTACGACTGGCATAGCTACGGCCGCGACACCATCGGCAACCGCAGCGACATTGAAAACGTCAAGATCGACAATCTGCAGAAGTTCTACCGCACCTACTACCAGCCGGACAACGCGGTGCTGCTGGTGGCCGGTAAATTCGATCCGGCGCAAACGCTGGCGTGGATCGGCAAATCGTTCGGCGCGATCCCGAAACCCAAGCGCGTGCTGCCGCCATTCTGGACGGTCGAACCGACCCAGGACGGCGAGCGCAGTTTCGTCGTGCGCCGCAAGGGCGACATGCAGCTGCTGGTCCTCGGCTACAAGATCCCGTCCGCGCTGCAGGAGGATAGCGACGCCCTCAGTTTCATGTCCGAGATCCTCGGCGACACGCCGACCGGCCGCCTGCACAAGGCGCTGGTGGAAACCGGCAAGGCGGCGCAGGTGTTCAGCTTCCCCCAGACCGGCTACGCGCCCGGGCTGCAATTGATCGGCGCCATGGTTAAGGCCGGCGAGCCGCTGGAGCCGGTGCGCGACGCGCTGATCGCGACGGTGGAGGGCTTCGCCAAGACGCCGCCGACGGCCGAGGAAATGGAGCGCGTGCGCCGCAACGTCGCCAACGGCATCGAGAAGTCGCTCAACGATCCGCAAAAGGTCGGCGTGACCTTGTCCGAGGAGATCGCGCTGGGCGACTGGCGCCTGCTGTTCCTTGACCGCGACAAGCTGCCGACGATCACGGCGGAGCAGGTCAGCGCCGCCGCCGCGCGCTACCTGAAACGCGACAACCGCACCGTCGGCACCTTCATCCCCGAGGACAATCCGCAGCGCGCCGAGATCCCGGCCGCGCCAAGCGTGGCCGAGGTGATGAAAGACTTCAAGGGCAAGGACAGCGTGCTGACGTCCGAGGTGTTCGATCCGAGCCAGGACAACATCAACGCCCGCACCGAGATCAAGACCATCGGCGGCCTGCGGGTGGCGCTGCTGCCGAAGAAGAATCGCGGCGAGGCGGTGTCGGTCAACATGTCGCTGCACTGGGGCGACGAGAAGAATCTGTTCAACACCAACGTCGCCGCCGCCGCCGCCGCCGCGATGCTCATGCGCGGCACCGACAAGTTCACGCGCGAGCAATTGTCCGACGCCTTCGCCAAGCTGAAAATCTCCGGCGGCCCGTTTAACTTTGAAACCACCGGTCCGAATCTGGACGCGGCGCTGCGGCTGGCCGCGCACGTGGTGAAGGACGCCAGCTTCCCGGCGGCGGAGTTCGAGCAGTTGCGCCAGCAATGGCTGGTCGGGATCGAAGCATCGCGCAACGAACCGCAGTCGCTGGCCAGCACGGAAATAGACCGGTACTTCAACCCTTACCCGAAAGGCGACGTGCGCGCGACGCCGTCGGTGGACGAGCAACTGGCGGAGGTCAAAGCGCTCAAGCTGGAGGACGTGGTGGCTTTCCACCGCAAATACTTCGGCGCCAGTCATGGCGAGATCGCGGTCGTCGGCGACTTTGACAAGGCCGTGGTCAGCAAAACCATCGAGGATGTGTTCTCGGGCTGGGACAGCAAGGTCTCCTACGCGCCGATCACCCGCGTCAACGCCGACAAGCCGCCGATCGTCAAAATGATCAACGCGCCGGAAAAGGAAAACGGCTTCTACACCGCGCGCCTGAACCTCGACTTGAATGTCAACGATCCTGACTATCCGCTGCTGGACCTGGCCAACTACATCTTCGGCGACGGCGGATTGAAATCGCGGCTGATGGACCGCATCCGCCAGAAGGACGGCTTGTCGTATGGCGGCGGCACCGGCTTGCAGGCGGGCGAAATCGACCGCGCCGGCAGCTTCGAGGTCAGCGCCATCGCCGCGCCGCAGAACCTGAAAAAACTGCGGGCGGCAATCAGGGAAGAACTGGACCGGGCGGTGAAGGAAGGCTTCACGGCGGCGGAACTGGCGGGCGCCAAATCCGGGCTGCTGCAGCAGCGCATCCAGAACCGCTCCAAGGACGAAGTGCTGGCCGCCGGCTGGACGCGCAACCTGTACCTGAACCGCACCTACAGCTGGAGCAAGGAATACGAGGACAAGCTGAAAGCGGCCACCCTGGCGCAAGTCAACGCCGCCTTCCGCAAAGCCATCGACCCGGCCAAGCTGACGGTGATTGTGGCCGGCGACGAGTCCAAAGCCAAAAAATAG
- a CDS encoding Rrf2 family transcriptional regulator: protein MRRDSKLSSILHVLLHMAHADRPFTSDELAGFLGTNPVLVRRVLAGLRERGYVGSDKGHGGGWTITCNLRQVTLRDIYEAVGSPTVFAMGNRSEQPECLVERAVNDALSSAFDEAEALLIERFKDVTLADLSARFNDGYAKHKGASHAHPTSEH, encoded by the coding sequence ATGAGACGAGACAGCAAACTATCCTCCATCCTGCACGTGCTGCTGCACATGGCGCACGCCGACCGGCCGTTCACCTCGGACGAGCTGGCCGGCTTCCTGGGCACCAATCCGGTGCTGGTGCGCCGTGTGCTGGCGGGCCTGCGCGAGCGTGGCTACGTCGGTTCTGACAAGGGCCACGGCGGCGGCTGGACCATTACCTGCAACCTGCGCCAGGTGACCCTGCGCGACATCTACGAGGCGGTCGGTTCGCCCACGGTGTTCGCGATGGGGAACCGCAGCGAGCAACCGGAGTGCCTGGTGGAGCGCGCCGTCAACGACGCGCTTTCCAGCGCCTTCGACGAGGCCGAGGCTTTGCTGATCGAGCGTTTCAAGGACGTCACGCTGGCCGATTTGTCGGCCCGCTTCAACGACGGATACGCCAAGCACAAAGGAGCCTCCCATGCACATCCCACATCCGAGCACTGA